Proteins found in one Aneurinibacillus uraniidurans genomic segment:
- a CDS encoding ferritin encodes MMSEKLEAALNEQINFEFYSSNTYLAMAAYCASEDLDGFANFFTVQAQEENFHAMKFFHFMNAKGNRVLIDKLPAPRNEFTSVKDVFEEAYKHEQEVTKRIYNLADVALQEREHATMSFLKWFIDEQIEEEATFSSIVKKLERIGEDGNALYMLDDELGKRTFVVEDASVLK; translated from the coding sequence AATTTTATTCATCTAATACGTACTTAGCGATGGCAGCATACTGCGCATCAGAAGATCTGGACGGATTTGCGAATTTCTTTACGGTGCAGGCGCAGGAAGAGAATTTCCATGCGATGAAGTTTTTTCATTTTATGAATGCGAAGGGGAACCGGGTGCTAATTGATAAGCTTCCAGCACCGCGCAATGAATTTACATCAGTCAAGGATGTTTTTGAGGAAGCATACAAGCATGAACAGGAAGTAACGAAGCGTATTTATAACCTGGCAGATGTTGCCCTGCAAGAACGAGAACATGCAACGATGAGCTTTCTGAAATGGTTCATTGATGAACAGATTGAAGAAGAGGCCACATTTAGCAGCATCGTCAAAAAGCTTGAACGCATCGGAGAAGATGGCAATGCGTTGTATATGTTAGATGACGAACTGGGTAAACGGACATTTGTAGTGGAAGATGCTTCTGTATTAAAATAA